GCCTCCGGGGCGACCACCTGTGCGACTCCCCACGAGCCGAATGCGGCGGCCTCGCCGATCAGCAGGGCCAGAACGGCGATGAGGGCGGTCTTGGCCAGCAGCACCGCCGCTCGGTTCGGCACCGCCTGGAAGGTGGCTTTGATGGTGCCGAAGCGGTACTCGGTGGTCACGGCCAGCACCGCCATCACCATGGTGACGATGAGTCCGAACTGGTAACCGGTCTGCGTCATCGATAGCGACAGCGGGAACTCGGGTCCACTCTGGAGTGCCATCATCCCGGCGAAGCCGATGGTCAGCCCCAGTGCGAGGAATATCGACCACCACGGGGAGCGGGTCGAGAACAGTTTGATGCGTTCAACAGCGAGCAGAGTCATCGTTTCACTTTCCGGTCGTCGTGAGTGTGGTGGTGTTCTCGTTCGGCATGTCGGAACCGGTGCGGTACTCGACGGCCTGACCGGTGAGCTGCATGAATGCCTCCTCCAGCGAACCGCGCTGCGGCGAAAGCTCGTGCAGCACGATTCCGCCTTCGGCCGCGATTTCACCGACACCGTCGCTGAGTGCGCCATCGACGATGAGAGTGTCGGGAGTCCGCGGATCGACAGGTTGCACGGGCAGCCCTCGCGCGGTGATCAGGTCGCGCAGCTGCTCGGCCTGCGGCGAGCGGACCTTGACCGAGGCGGTACTCGCCCCCTCGACGAACTCTTCGGTACTGCACTGGGTGATGAGCTCGCCGCGGCCGACCACCACCAGTTCCTCGGCGGTCAGCGACATTTCGGACAGCAGGTGACTGGAGACGAAAACCGTCCGGCCCTCGGCGGCCAACCGTTGCATGAACTGCCTGATCCAGTGAATCCCCTCGGGATCGAGTCCGTTGACGGGCTCGTCGAACAGCAGGATCTGCGGATCACCGAGCAGTGCGGAAGCAATACCGAGGCGTTGCGACATACCGAGCGAGAACCCGCCCGCACGTCGGTGGGCGACCTGTTCGAGGCCGACCACTTCGAGAACCTCGTCGACCCGCTGCTTGGGAATGTTGTTGGAACGTGCCAGCCAGCGGAGGTGGGAGCGCGCGGATCGGTTCGGATGCACCCAGGTGGCCTCGACGAGCGCACCGACGGTGCGCAGCGGGTGCTTGAGTTCCCGATACGGGCGACCGTCGATGAGGACCTTGCCCGCACTCGGCCGGTCCAACCCGAGCATCATCCGCATGGTGGTGGACTTTCCGGCTCCGTTGGGGCCCAGGAAACCGGTGACCCGGCCCGGTTTCACGGTGAACGACAGATCGTTGACCGCCACCGTCGATCCGTAGCGTTTGGTGAGGCCGACAGCCTCGATCATGATCACTCCTGTGCAGATCGTCGAAGGCGGCCG
This Haloactinomyces albus DNA region includes the following protein-coding sequences:
- a CDS encoding ABC transporter ATP-binding protein yields the protein MIEAVGLTKRYGSTVAVNDLSFTVKPGRVTGFLGPNGAGKSTTMRMMLGLDRPSAGKVLIDGRPYRELKHPLRTVGALVEATWVHPNRSARSHLRWLARSNNIPKQRVDEVLEVVGLEQVAHRRAGGFSLGMSQRLGIASALLGDPQILLFDEPVNGLDPEGIHWIRQFMQRLAAEGRTVFVSSHLLSEMSLTAEELVVVGRGELITQCSTEEFVEGASTASVKVRSPQAEQLRDLITARGLPVQPVDPRTPDTLIVDGALSDGVGEIAAEGGIVLHELSPQRGSLEEAFMQLTGQAVEYRTGSDMPNENTTTLTTTGK